One region of Epilithonimonas zeae genomic DNA includes:
- the rpsB gene encoding 30S ribosomal protein S2 has translation MAKANVKDLLEAGVHFGHMTRKWNPNMAPYIFMEKNGIHIVDLHKTAVKLDEACTALEKLTSAGKKVLFVATKKQAKEVVAKHAAELNMPYITERWPGGMLTNFVTIRKAVKKMNSIDKMKKDGTFETLSKKERLQVDRQRANLEKNLGSISDMVRLPSAIFVVDIMREHIAVTEAKKLGIPVFGIVDTNSDPRKVDFVIPGNDDASKSIDMLLSVVSASIKDGLSQRKADKEKSKEEGEKVSAEADADFDAE, from the coding sequence ATGGCAAAAGCAAATGTAAAAGACCTTTTAGAGGCTGGCGTACACTTCGGTCACATGACTCGTAAGTGGAATCCAAATATGGCTCCATACATTTTCATGGAGAAAAACGGTATTCACATCGTAGATTTACATAAAACAGCTGTTAAATTGGACGAGGCTTGTACAGCTTTGGAAAAATTAACTTCTGCAGGTAAAAAAGTTCTTTTCGTAGCTACTAAAAAGCAAGCGAAAGAAGTAGTAGCAAAACACGCTGCTGAACTTAATATGCCTTACATCACAGAAAGATGGCCAGGTGGTATGCTTACAAACTTTGTAACTATCAGAAAAGCAGTTAAGAAAATGAACTCTATCGATAAAATGAAGAAAGATGGTACTTTCGAAACTTTATCTAAAAAAGAAAGACTACAAGTTGATCGTCAAAGAGCAAATCTTGAGAAAAACTTAGGTTCTATTTCTGACATGGTTCGTCTTCCTTCAGCTATTTTCGTAGTTGACATTATGAGAGAGCACATCGCAGTAACAGAAGCTAAAAAATTGGGTATCCCAGTTTTCGGTATAGTAGATACTAACTCAGATCCTAGAAAAGTGGATTTTGTAATCCCAGGAAATGATGATGCTTCTAAATCTATCGATATGTTGTTGAGCGTTGTTTCAGCTTCTATCAAAGATGGTTTGTCTCAAAGAAAAGCAGATAAAGAAAAATCTAAAGAAGAAGGCGAAAAAGTTTCTGCAGAAGCAGATGCTGATTTCGATGCTGAATAA
- the rpsI gene encoding 30S ribosomal protein S9, with the protein MSTVHKIGRRKTSVARVYVKPGTGNITINGKDAKTYFCTDVLVYKVNQPFLLTETLGQYDLTVNVFGGGITGQAEAIRLGVSRALCEINEEFRLLLKPHGLLTRDARMVERKKPGQKKARKRFQFSKR; encoded by the coding sequence ATGTCTACAGTACACAAAATCGGAAGAAGAAAAACTTCTGTTGCAAGAGTTTATGTGAAGCCAGGAACTGGTAACATCACTATAAACGGTAAAGATGCTAAAACTTATTTCTGTACGGATGTTTTAGTTTATAAAGTGAATCAGCCATTTTTATTGACAGAAACTTTGGGTCAGTATGACTTAACTGTTAATGTTTTTGGAGGAGGTATTACTGGTCAGGCAGAAGCTATTAGACTAGGAGTTTCTAGAGCATTGTGTGAAATTAATGAAGAATTCAGATTACTTCTTAAGCCACACGGATTGTTGACTAGAGATGCAAGAATGGTAGAGAGAAAGAAACCAGGTCAGAAAAAAGCGAGAAAGAGATTCCAATTCTCAAAACGTTAA
- a CDS encoding outer membrane beta-barrel protein, with the protein MKKFWLIFIFTFLKLNAQTYNVTGKVTDENNNPLENITVSLMKQKDSAIINYIGTSKSGNFSIKVPPQNEASFLQISGDKLKTFSRKFESIHQNENLGAIKLSKELVTNIEEVKITVSPVKIKKDTVEYNASYLKVKPDSKIDDLLKEIPGAEIDADGKITVNGKSVSKIHINGKPLFDKDGKTELETIPASIIKKIQVTTSKTKEEELTGRAPITDSLTVNFEMDPKNKVGVTSNIRLGYGSDERYDGAIFFTKIKQDSRLSLAAGSNNINAGLSGKTGSGAGIFSTTIVNATYSNKFDNFDLERLNANYYERNSETYSKSARTTFLPDYKLDRNTERTGDRDLRRLGFSTNSILKLDKFTNIIFNSNFNNNTTESTSDNQSVTLRDDVLLNSSSGSVKQKSVNNGFSQSLGITRKFQKERRTFSASVSSNVMDNSGTDYNLTTTIFHQSTEENDYRNQRSVSKNQNTDFSFNARYDEPVSDSAIVSTEITYKSLSLRNDRKVHDFDTATGEFSTYNSLLSNTIDQDINSLYAVAGYDLNKTKFRFFFNANLEINNNDFHSFFNNDNIDFRKNFIFPNYNTRFVYKFSSSKSLELSNQSDFTAPQMTALNPYIDLSNPLLTTQGNPDLKSTWKNTSSIYFVNRNLPKHMTYSTSLKFSYTDNNVSDFSYYDDTGRQFRTFANISGNKTLSWDGRFSKTYKWDKNEFRISPSFLTSYTHRKGFVDGVQYTNTIYNIAPKMTVRLNLRDILDLTGSANLNYNFSNYTNYRVDKTRAAQQNYTIGMVNYFLKSNLYFSNDINVTKNNNISAGFNRTSYFWNASVNYKFYKKQMTLRFNINDVLNQRQNAIRNIGDNYIEDREELVLKRYFMLSLMMNLNKFGGKKN; encoded by the coding sequence ATGAAAAAATTCTGGCTTATTTTCATATTCACTTTTCTGAAACTGAATGCGCAGACCTACAACGTAACAGGAAAAGTGACGGATGAAAATAATAATCCGTTGGAAAATATCACCGTTTCTTTGATGAAACAAAAGGATTCGGCGATTATCAATTACATTGGAACAAGTAAAAGCGGAAACTTCAGCATCAAAGTTCCCCCACAAAACGAAGCTTCATTTCTACAGATTTCCGGAGATAAACTCAAAACATTCTCTCGAAAATTCGAGTCCATTCATCAAAATGAAAATCTAGGAGCAATAAAACTCAGCAAAGAACTTGTAACCAATATTGAGGAAGTCAAAATCACGGTTTCGCCTGTAAAAATTAAAAAAGATACTGTTGAGTACAACGCTTCTTACCTGAAAGTAAAACCTGACTCCAAGATAGACGACTTGCTAAAAGAAATTCCAGGTGCTGAAATCGATGCGGATGGAAAAATTACGGTTAACGGAAAATCAGTAAGCAAAATCCACATCAATGGGAAACCGTTATTTGATAAAGACGGAAAAACGGAACTGGAAACAATTCCTGCCAGCATCATCAAAAAAATACAGGTTACCACTTCTAAAACCAAGGAAGAAGAACTGACGGGAAGAGCGCCAATCACGGACAGCCTCACAGTGAATTTTGAAATGGATCCTAAAAATAAAGTCGGAGTTACAAGCAACATAAGGTTAGGTTATGGTTCGGATGAACGTTATGACGGCGCCATTTTTTTTACAAAAATAAAACAGGATTCACGTCTTTCTTTAGCGGCTGGCTCCAATAATATTAATGCCGGATTATCAGGAAAAACGGGTTCCGGAGCCGGAATTTTCAGTACAACAATTGTGAATGCGACCTATTCTAACAAGTTTGACAACTTCGATTTGGAAAGATTGAATGCCAATTATTATGAACGAAACTCCGAAACTTACTCCAAATCTGCCCGAACCACCTTTCTGCCCGACTACAAATTAGATAGAAATACGGAACGTACTGGCGACAGAGATTTGCGAAGATTGGGATTCAGCACCAATTCAATTTTGAAATTGGATAAGTTCACAAACATTATTTTCAATTCCAATTTTAATAACAATACCACCGAAAGCACTTCTGATAATCAGTCTGTGACCTTGCGGGATGATGTTCTACTTAACTCCAGTTCGGGTTCTGTCAAACAAAAATCTGTCAATAATGGTTTCTCACAATCATTAGGAATTACAAGAAAATTTCAGAAAGAAAGACGAACGTTTTCTGCGTCTGTCAGCAGCAATGTGATGGATAACAGCGGCACCGATTATAATCTGACAACGACCATTTTTCATCAGTCTACCGAAGAAAATGATTACCGAAATCAGCGCTCAGTTTCTAAAAATCAAAACACAGATTTTAGCTTCAATGCAAGATACGATGAACCAGTTTCCGACTCGGCCATCGTTTCCACAGAAATTACTTACAAATCTCTGTCTCTCAGAAATGATAGAAAAGTTCACGATTTTGATACAGCAACAGGAGAATTTTCCACATACAATTCTTTACTATCCAATACAATCGATCAGGATATCAACTCGCTTTATGCCGTGGCTGGTTATGACTTGAACAAAACTAAATTCCGGTTTTTCTTCAATGCTAATCTGGAAATCAACAACAACGATTTTCATTCTTTCTTCAACAATGACAATATCGATTTTAGAAAAAACTTCATTTTCCCGAATTATAACACAAGATTCGTTTACAAATTTTCCAGTAGCAAATCCTTGGAACTATCCAACCAAAGCGATTTCACAGCACCTCAGATGACGGCGCTCAATCCTTATATAGACCTTTCCAATCCGTTGCTTACCACACAGGGGAATCCTGATTTGAAAAGCACCTGGAAAAATACGAGCTCCATTTATTTTGTGAATAGGAATCTTCCCAAGCACATGACTTACTCAACTTCGCTGAAATTTAGTTATACGGATAATAACGTTTCCGATTTTTCTTATTATGATGATACGGGAAGGCAGTTCAGAACTTTTGCCAACATTAGCGGAAACAAAACCCTGAGTTGGGATGGCCGTTTTTCAAAAACCTACAAATGGGATAAAAATGAATTCCGAATTTCGCCATCATTTCTGACAAGCTACACCCACAGAAAAGGTTTTGTGGATGGTGTCCAATACACCAACACGATTTACAATATTGCACCGAAGATGACTGTTAGGCTCAACCTGAGAGATATTCTGGACCTGACCGGCTCTGCCAATCTTAATTATAATTTCTCCAATTACACCAATTATCGGGTTGATAAAACGCGGGCGGCTCAACAGAATTACACTATCGGAATGGTGAATTACTTTTTGAAATCCAATCTTTATTTCAGCAACGATATCAATGTGACCAAGAATAATAACATTTCCGCAGGTTTCAACAGGACTTCCTATTTCTGGAATGCCAGTGTGAATTACAAATTCTACAAAAAACAAATGACACTGCGATTCAACATCAATGATGTTCTGAATCAACGTCAAAATGCCATCAGAAACATCGGCGACAATTACATCGAAGACAGAGAAGAACTTGTCCTGAAACGTTATTTTATGCTATCGCTGATGATGAATCTAAATAAGTTCGGAGGCAAGAAAAACTGA
- the rplM gene encoding 50S ribosomal protein L13, protein MNTLSYKTVSANKATANKEWVVVDAAEQPLGRLASTVAKILRGKHKTNYTPHVDCGDNVIVLNAGKVTLSGNKWADKTYIWHTGYPGGQKSMTAEELKKKDALKVLEKSVKGMLPKNRLGSALFKNLYLYEGTEHKHEAQQPKVINVNEFK, encoded by the coding sequence GTGAATACATTAAGTTACAAAACAGTATCGGCAAACAAGGCTACAGCAAATAAAGAATGGGTTGTTGTAGACGCTGCTGAGCAACCGTTGGGAAGACTAGCTTCTACAGTTGCAAAGATTTTGAGAGGTAAGCACAAAACGAATTACACGCCACACGTAGATTGTGGAGACAACGTAATCGTTTTGAACGCTGGGAAAGTTACACTTTCCGGAAACAAGTGGGCAGACAAAACTTACATTTGGCACACTGGATATCCAGGTGGTCAGAAGTCTATGACTGCTGAGGAGCTTAAGAAAAAAGATGCTCTTAAAGTATTAGAAAAATCTGTAAAAGGGATGCTTCCTAAAAACAGATTAGGTTCGGCTTTATTCAAAAACCTTTATTTATATGAAGGAACAGAGCACAAACACGAAGCTCAACAGCCAAAAGTAATCAATGTTAACGAATTCAAATAA
- a CDS encoding phosphomannose isomerase type II C-terminal cupin domain, whose product MEIGERPWGKYYVLADEPNYKLKRIEVNPGQKLSYQFHHKRQEQWTIIEGNATIVLDGEEIPLTYGQSIFIPLGAKHRIMNLTEKPVVFIEVQTGTYFGEEDIVRLEDEYDRS is encoded by the coding sequence CTGGAAATCGGAGAAAGACCTTGGGGAAAATATTATGTTTTGGCGGATGAGCCAAATTACAAACTGAAAAGAATAGAAGTAAATCCCGGTCAGAAATTATCTTACCAGTTCCATCACAAAAGACAGGAACAATGGACAATTATTGAAGGAAATGCAACTATTGTTTTAGACGGAGAAGAAATCCCTTTGACTTATGGACAAAGCATTTTTATTCCACTAGGAGCGAAACATAGAATCATGAATCTTACAGAAAAACCTGTTGTTTTCATAGAAGTTCAGACAGGAACTTATTTTGGAGAAGAGGATATTGTACGATTGGAAGATGAGTATGATAGAAGTTAA
- a CDS encoding SH3 domain-containing protein, producing the protein MSLQDKYASVVSAAQSAGLSDLSVQEQDGVLYITGKASSSAAKDTVWNALGAIDSSYTATDINIDVQVSGLAAGASLTVATDESNLNIRQEPSTEASIVGKAAKGETVTLVEQSSDDWWKIKTADGEEGYAYARYLKA; encoded by the coding sequence ATGAGTTTACAAGACAAATATGCAAGTGTAGTTTCAGCAGCTCAGTCTGCAGGACTATCCGACCTTTCTGTGCAGGAGCAAGACGGTGTTCTATATATCACAGGAAAAGCGTCTAGCAGCGCAGCAAAAGATACAGTTTGGAATGCTTTGGGCGCCATTGATTCTTCTTATACAGCAACAGATATTAATATCGATGTGCAAGTTTCCGGATTGGCAGCTGGTGCTTCTTTAACTGTTGCAACAGATGAGTCTAATCTTAACATCAGACAAGAACCTTCTACAGAAGCTTCTATTGTTGGAAAAGCTGCTAAAGGTGAAACAGTAACTTTGGTTGAGCAGTCTTCAGACGACTGGTGGAAAATCAAAACTGCTGACGGTGAGGAAGGTTATGCTTATGCAAGATATTTGAAAGCTTAA
- the gltX gene encoding glutamate--tRNA ligase has translation MKKVRVRFAPSPTGALHLGGVRTALYDYLFAKNQGGEFVLRIEDTDTARYVEGAEDYIMNSLEWCGIIPDESPRVGGPYAPYRQSERRDIYDRYKELILKTDYAYLAFDTPEELDAIRKAFEARGEVFAYNHQTRQQLKNSISLSQEEVQKLLDANVPYVVRFKMPIDRTLNLQDIIRGNFSVNTNTLDDKVLIKNDGMPTYHFANVVDDFEMKISHVIRGEEWLPSMPLHVLLYEAMNWEAPEFAHLSLILKPEGKGKLSKRDGAKFGFPVFPMDFKDPESDEIWKGYKESGYFPEAFINMTALLGWTPANDREIVSMDDMIAEFDLNKVHKAGARFDPQKAKWFNQEYLKLKSDEEVLVLLKEIDEVKALNISDDKLLRIVSLMKERATFVVDIYNDGKFFFEAPTSYDEKATKKAWNETTSAVLKDFSTKLETSEFDSETLKNTIHHFAEEHSIGMGKVMMPLRLALVGELKGPDVPDIMNIIGKEETLARIEKAISLN, from the coding sequence ATGAAAAAAGTAAGAGTGCGTTTTGCACCAAGTCCAACGGGAGCTTTACACTTAGGAGGTGTTAGAACTGCTTTGTATGATTATCTTTTTGCTAAGAATCAAGGTGGAGAATTTGTTCTTAGAATCGAAGATACGGATACTGCAAGATATGTGGAAGGTGCCGAAGATTATATTATGAATTCTTTGGAATGGTGCGGAATTATTCCTGACGAAAGCCCAAGAGTTGGTGGCCCTTATGCGCCTTACAGACAATCTGAAAGAAGAGACATTTACGACAGATATAAAGAGCTGATTCTAAAGACCGATTACGCTTATTTAGCTTTTGACACGCCTGAAGAATTGGATGCGATCCGCAAAGCTTTCGAAGCTAGGGGCGAGGTTTTTGCATATAATCATCAGACAAGACAACAGTTAAAAAACAGCATTTCTCTTTCTCAGGAAGAAGTTCAGAAATTACTAGATGCGAATGTTCCATATGTTGTTCGTTTCAAGATGCCAATTGATAGAACTTTGAATCTTCAGGATATCATCAGAGGAAATTTCTCTGTGAATACAAATACGCTTGATGACAAGGTTTTGATCAAAAATGACGGAATGCCAACTTACCATTTTGCTAATGTGGTGGATGATTTCGAGATGAAAATTTCTCACGTTATCCGTGGTGAAGAATGGTTACCTTCTATGCCTTTGCATGTTTTATTATATGAAGCGATGAATTGGGAAGCTCCAGAATTTGCTCATTTATCATTAATTCTAAAACCAGAAGGCAAAGGAAAACTCAGCAAAAGAGACGGTGCAAAATTCGGATTTCCAGTTTTCCCGATGGATTTTAAAGATCCGGAAAGTGACGAGATTTGGAAAGGTTATAAAGAATCGGGTTATTTTCCCGAAGCTTTTATCAATATGACAGCTTTGTTAGGTTGGACACCAGCAAATGATAGAGAAATAGTTTCGATGGATGATATGATTGCAGAATTTGATCTTAATAAAGTTCATAAAGCTGGCGCAAGATTCGATCCACAGAAAGCGAAATGGTTCAATCAGGAATATTTGAAACTGAAATCTGATGAAGAAGTTTTGGTTTTATTGAAAGAAATCGATGAAGTAAAAGCATTAAATATTTCTGATGATAAATTATTGAGAATCGTTTCTTTGATGAAAGAAAGAGCGACTTTCGTGGTTGATATTTATAACGACGGAAAATTCTTCTTCGAAGCACCAACTTCTTACGATGAGAAAGCCACTAAAAAAGCTTGGAACGAAACCACTTCTGCAGTTCTGAAAGACTTTTCTACTAAACTGGAAACTTCAGAATTTGATTCGGAAACTTTGAAAAATACTATTCATCATTTTGCAGAGGAACATTCTATCGGGATGGGAAAAGTAATGATGCCTCTTCGTCTCGCTTTGGTAGGTGAATTGAAAGGCCCGGATGTTCCAGACATTATGAACATTATCGGGAAAGAAGAAACATTGGCAAGAATAGAAAAAGCAATTAGTTTAAATTAA
- a CDS encoding acetyl-CoA carboxylase carboxyltransferase subunit alpha: MEYLEFEQPVKELIEQYEKCVQLGTESGIDVDESCKKIKTKIEETKKKIYGSLTPWQKVQLSRHPDRPYTLDYINGLADAGSFVELHGDRNFGDDPAMVGGIASISGNTVMLIGTQKGRTTKERQHRRFGMSNPEGYRKALRLMKLAEKFNIPVVTFVDTPGAYPGLEAEERGQGEAIARNIYEMCQLKTPIITIIIGEGASGGALGIGVGNKVYMLENTWYSVISPENCSAILWRSWEYKETAATTMKLTADDMLKQKLIDDIIPEPLGGAHYDNAATFDNVKKFILKDIKTLSKLPVEKLVAERQDKFIAMGEFKG, translated from the coding sequence ATGGAGTATTTAGAATTTGAACAACCTGTAAAAGAACTGATCGAGCAATACGAAAAATGTGTACAACTAGGCACAGAAAGCGGAATTGATGTAGATGAATCCTGCAAAAAGATCAAAACAAAAATAGAAGAGACTAAGAAAAAAATATACGGAAGCCTTACGCCTTGGCAAAAAGTACAGCTTTCCAGACATCCGGACAGACCTTATACACTTGATTACATCAACGGTTTGGCAGATGCAGGGAGTTTTGTTGAATTGCACGGCGATAGAAACTTTGGGGACGATCCGGCAATGGTTGGCGGAATTGCCAGTATCAGCGGAAACACGGTGATGCTAATCGGAACTCAGAAAGGAAGAACTACCAAAGAACGTCAGCACAGACGTTTTGGAATGTCTAACCCGGAAGGTTATAGAAAGGCTCTTAGATTGATGAAATTAGCAGAGAAATTCAACATTCCTGTGGTAACATTTGTTGATACACCTGGCGCTTATCCTGGTCTTGAGGCAGAAGAACGCGGACAAGGTGAAGCGATTGCTAGAAACATCTATGAAATGTGCCAATTGAAAACTCCGATTATTACCATCATCATTGGTGAAGGTGCTAGTGGTGGTGCATTAGGAATTGGTGTTGGAAACAAAGTTTATATGTTAGAAAATACTTGGTATTCTGTGATTTCTCCGGAAAACTGTTCAGCTATTCTTTGGAGAAGTTGGGAATACAAAGAAACTGCAGCCACTACAATGAAACTTACTGCTGATGATATGTTGAAGCAAAAATTGATTGATGACATTATCCCTGAACCTCTTGGAGGCGCTCATTATGATAATGCTGCAACTTTCGACAACGTGAAGAAATTCATCTTGAAAGACATCAAAACGCTTTCTAAATTGCCGGTTGAGAAATTGGTTGCTGAAAGACAAGATAAGTTTATTGCAATGGGAGAATTCAAAGGATAA
- a CDS encoding BON domain-containing protein yields MKKTFKIAALALMVSMTAVSCKKKVSDAELTTNATTAITAYPGTSVEVKEGQAHLSGVFATEADKQAAIAALKKVEGVKDVHDMATVAPMAAPVEVNMVDAAVLAKVNTALKDIPGVKAEDVAGTLTLTGSTTSANARKVKESVDALKIGKYDNKITVK; encoded by the coding sequence ATGAAAAAAACATTCAAAATCGCTGCTCTTGCCTTGATGGTATCGATGACAGCCGTTTCCTGCAAAAAGAAAGTTTCTGATGCAGAATTAACAACCAACGCAACTACAGCAATCACTGCTTATCCTGGAACTTCTGTGGAAGTGAAGGAAGGACAAGCGCATTTGAGCGGAGTTTTCGCAACAGAAGCTGACAAACAAGCAGCTATTGCAGCTCTTAAAAAAGTAGAGGGTGTGAAAGATGTTCACGATATGGCAACTGTAGCGCCAATGGCTGCTCCTGTGGAAGTGAATATGGTTGACGCTGCTGTTCTAGCTAAAGTAAATACTGCATTGAAAGATATCCCAGGCGTAAAAGCTGAAGATGTTGCGGGAACATTGACGTTGACAGGTTCTACAACTTCTGCTAACGCAAGAAAAGTGAAAGAGTCTGTAGATGCTCTTAAAATTGGTAAATACGATAACAAAATCACTGTAAAATAA
- the pncB gene encoding nicotinate phosphoribosyltransferase: MREVRLNSILDNDFYKITMQNAVVKLFTNEIVKYEFINRGKHQFPEGFAEELRKSVNAMAELKLTKDEKKYLKATCPYLALPYLDFLEGFHYDPSEVKIEQNGNELKVSVEGLWYRTILWEVPLLALISELHYEMNHMERQTNEEVINKTVEKAVHLTELGVPFAEFGTRRRHSYKVHRLVMDALIQDKKSTFTGTSNVHLAMLYNVKPIGTHAHEWFMFHAAEFGFKTANSIALENWVNVYRGDLGVALSDTYTTDVFFQQFDKKFAKLFDGVRHDSGDPFEFADKTIAHYQKHGINPLFKYIIFSDGLNLEKVEEITNYCRGKIGISFGIGTNLTNDVGLKPMNIVMKLISVKGINNEWIPTVKLSDEKGKYTGDPKMIELAKEFLRIK, from the coding sequence ATGCGCGAGGTAAGACTAAACTCTATTCTGGATAACGATTTCTACAAGATTACAATGCAAAATGCAGTAGTGAAATTATTCACAAACGAGATTGTAAAATACGAATTCATCAACCGTGGAAAACATCAGTTTCCGGAAGGTTTTGCAGAAGAACTTAGAAAGTCTGTCAACGCAATGGCAGAACTGAAGCTGACCAAAGACGAAAAAAAATATCTGAAAGCCACTTGTCCATATCTTGCTCTACCCTACCTCGATTTCTTGGAAGGTTTTCATTACGACCCTTCTGAAGTGAAGATTGAACAAAATGGCAACGAACTAAAAGTTTCGGTGGAAGGTCTCTGGTACAGAACCATTCTTTGGGAAGTTCCGCTTCTGGCGCTCATCAGCGAACTTCATTATGAGATGAATCATATGGAGCGACAAACCAACGAAGAGGTCATTAATAAAACTGTAGAAAAAGCGGTTCATTTGACAGAATTGGGCGTTCCTTTTGCTGAATTTGGAACACGAAGAAGACATTCTTACAAAGTTCACAGATTGGTGATGGATGCCTTGATTCAGGATAAAAAATCGACTTTTACAGGAACTTCCAATGTTCATCTGGCTATGCTTTACAACGTAAAACCAATTGGTACACATGCCCACGAATGGTTTATGTTTCACGCCGCAGAATTTGGTTTCAAAACGGCCAATTCTATTGCTTTGGAAAATTGGGTTAATGTTTACCGTGGCGATTTGGGAGTTGCACTTTCCGACACATACACCACGGATGTTTTCTTCCAGCAGTTTGATAAAAAGTTTGCAAAGTTGTTTGACGGCGTACGTCACGACAGCGGCGACCCGTTTGAATTTGCTGATAAAACCATTGCGCATTATCAAAAGCACGGCATCAATCCATTATTCAAATACATTATTTTTTCTGACGGACTGAATCTTGAAAAAGTTGAAGAAATCACCAATTACTGCAGAGGTAAAATCGGAATCTCTTTTGGAATCGGAACCAATCTTACTAATGATGTTGGACTTAAACCAATGAACATCGTAATGAAACTCATCAGTGTAAAAGGAATTAATAATGAATGGATTCCGACTGTGAAACTATCTGACGAAAAAGGAAAATATACCGGCGACCCAAAAATGATAGAATTGGCGAAGGAGTTTTTGAGGATTAAATAA
- a CDS encoding DUF3667 domain-containing protein — translation MSHGKLREEKDCLNCGHIVEEHYCPHCGQQNIETRQPFYYLFTHFVEDFTHYDGQFWGTLKNLLFKPGKLTNTYLEGKRQKFVPPVKLYIFISFITFFLFAVFPPFDINFEGKKDSGKEKIISLNRLAETSKQLDSIRAQEKMKGTDSVTISKVNTLLKDSAKLSDIEDSFDMSKKLDDKFEYNGYTTRKSFDSAKAKNPSFFDFINVPVAHKFFELKEKGITKGEILKKLGEVSFHNLPKALFIYLPIFAFFLWIFHNKKKWWYFDHGIFTLHYFCFLLLTILLFSTLYKLTDVLNNSINIFIYLLMNVLFFYSIIYFFIAHYKVYHTHGIISFMIGSILFMFNFFAFMFLVMGLGVVSFLMIH, via the coding sequence ATGAGCCACGGAAAACTGAGAGAAGAAAAAGACTGCTTAAACTGCGGACATATTGTTGAGGAACATTATTGTCCCCATTGCGGACAGCAGAACATAGAGACAAGGCAGCCTTTCTATTATCTTTTCACTCACTTTGTAGAGGATTTTACACATTACGACGGACAATTTTGGGGAACTCTTAAAAATCTGCTTTTCAAACCCGGTAAATTGACCAATACTTATCTGGAAGGTAAAAGACAAAAATTTGTTCCGCCGGTTAAACTTTACATTTTCATCAGTTTCATAACATTTTTCCTATTTGCTGTTTTCCCGCCTTTCGACATTAATTTTGAAGGAAAAAAGGACTCTGGAAAAGAAAAGATAATCTCACTGAACAGACTTGCAGAAACTTCGAAACAGCTTGACAGCATCAGAGCGCAAGAAAAAATGAAGGGAACGGATTCTGTCACAATTAGTAAAGTTAATACTTTACTAAAAGATTCTGCAAAATTAAGTGATATCGAAGACAGCTTTGATATGAGTAAGAAACTGGATGATAAGTTTGAATATAATGGTTATACAACCAGAAAATCATTTGACTCTGCAAAAGCAAAAAACCCATCATTCTTCGATTTCATTAATGTTCCTGTTGCTCACAAATTTTTCGAGTTAAAGGAAAAAGGTATTACAAAAGGAGAAATCCTAAAAAAACTGGGCGAGGTATCTTTTCATAATTTGCCAAAAGCCTTATTCATTTATCTTCCGATTTTTGCATTTTTCCTATGGATTTTCCACAACAAGAAAAAATGGTGGTATTTTGACCACGGCATTTTTACACTGCATTATTTCTGCTTCCTGCTACTGACAATTTTACTGTTCTCAACACTATATAAGTTAACCGATGTTTTAAATAATTCAATCAATATCTTTATATATCTGCTGATGAATGTTCTATTCTTCTACAGTATCATTTATTTTTTTATAGCCCATTATAAGGTTTATCATACGCACGGTATTATCAGTTTTATGATTGGAAGCATTTTGTTTATGTTTAATTTCTTTGCTTTTATGTTTCTGGTGATGGGTTTAGGCGTAGTCAGCTTCCTGATGATTCATTAA